The following proteins are encoded in a genomic region of Ananas comosus cultivar F153 linkage group 25, ASM154086v1, whole genome shotgun sequence:
- the LOC109703568 gene encoding F-box/kelch-repeat protein At5g42350-like has translation MGSSSTCRTSNANCRTTLLFNESQNAPKIRNSEASEDEIALHRDMGALSVSKRLTKSVSEKLKKKKKKNGRSGRTNEEGLQLNPKPESGSSRCLNLYITGGGCRVNACEELDPNRSWRLSSLDDCMPHKMNNGVEETSVECSNIMRERFRKKNLNKEKAIQPCQPSSTTPSASLPDDILEMILVRLPLTSLMASRCVCKKWRDLTTAPQFIQLRSKGVHQDRWLFLFGVTRAGFRGGEMHALDIALDQWHRVSMDRLMGRSLFSVAGVGTDVYIVGGCSTTGDSIVSLEKGSFKTHKGVLIYSPLLGSWRKATSMRSARSRAVLGVFEMTSSCSIFRIRANKNVGLPLKSKLTGVSDVYEDPHRFSLRRRLKDAFEEDDRISGRTKENYKFEVEKRSKRTNLALIVVGGHGCWDEPLDSGEIYDPFTDKWIEIAKLPTDFGSTCSGSVCGGMFYVYSEADKLAAYDLERGFWVQFQTSRPPPRLREYYPKLVSCNNRLFMLCVSWCERDGILNRREKAVRKLLELDFSLPHKWTEVSRHPDAPMDWNATFVADGDHIYGLEMFRIFGQVLDFLTACKVSNSEIKWSRVSRKHAAHEADAPSCSMKSMVVLHL, from the coding sequence ATGGGTAGCTCGAGCACTTGTAGGACATCCAATGCCAATTGTAGGACTACGTTGCTATTTAATGAATCACAAAATGCTCCCAAAATCCGTAATTCCGAGGCATCGGAGGATGAGATTGCTCTCCATAGGGATATGGGAGCTTTGTCTGTTTCGAAGCGCCTCACGAAATCCGTTAGTGAGAAgctcaagaagaagaagaagaagaatggccGTAGCGGCCGTACAAATGAAGAGGGCTTGCAACTGAACCCGAAACCGGAATCCGGTTCGTCCAGGTGCCTCAATCTCTATATCACGGGCGGCGGGTGCAGGGTCAACGCCTGTGAGGAGTTGGATCCGAATCGGAGCTGGAGGTTGAGCTCCTTAGACGACTGTATGCCTCATAAAATGAACAATGGGGTCGAGGAAACATCGGTCGAATGCTCCAACATTATGCGCGAGCGGTTTCGGAAGAAGAATTTGAATAAAGAAAAGGCAATTCAGCCGTGCCAGCCGAGCTCTACCACTCCTAGCGCTTCACTTCCTGATGATATATTGGAGATGATATTGGTCCGACTTCCTCTGACTTCTTTGATGGCTTCGCGATGCGTGTGCAAGAAATGGCGGGACTTGACCACCGCCCCGCAATTTATCCAGCTGAGGTCCAAAGGGGTTCATCAGGATCGATGGCTATTCCTCTTCGGGGTCACGCGAGCGGGGTTTCGTGGCGGAGAAATGCATGCGTTGGATATTGCCCTCGACCAGTGGCATAGGGTTAGTATGGATAGACTGATGGGTAGGTCCTTATTTTCGGTTGCCGGGGTTGGCACCGATGTTTACATCGTCGGTGGTTGCTCTACCACTGGGGATTCAATTGTTTCGTTGGAGAAGGGATCCTTTAAGACCCACAAAGGAGTGTTGATTTACAGCCCTTTACTTGGCTCGTGGCGAAAAGCCACTTCGATGAGGTCGGCGAGGTCCAGAGCTGTATTGGGGGTCTTCGAGATGACATCTAGCTGCAGTATTTTTCGCATTCGAGCTAATAAGAATGTCGGTCTTCCTCTGAAGTCCAAGTTAACTGGGGTTTCCGATGTTTATGAGGACCCACACCGATTTTCACTGAGGCGCCGCCTTAAAGATGCTTTTGAGGAGGATGACCGTATATCAGGACGCACAAAAGAAAACTACAAATTTGAAGTAGAAAAGAGAAGTAAGAGGACAAACCTTGCCCTGATTGTTGTGGGCGGTCACGGGTGTTGGGATGAGCCTTTGGATTCGGGTGAGATCTATGATCCCTTTACTGATAAATGGATCGAGATTGCTAAGTTGCCTACGGACTTTGGGTCCACATGCTCAGGATCTGTTTGCGGTGGGATGTTTTACGTGTACTCCGAAGCAGACAAACTTGCCGCCTATGATTTAGAAAGAGGGTTTTGGGTTCAATTCCAGACCTCCCGTCCCCCTCCTCGGCTTCGCGAGTACTACCCTAAGCTCGTGTCTTGCAATAATCGGCTCTTTATGCTGTGCGTGTCTTGGTGCGAGAGAGATGGGATTTTAAACAGGAGGGAGAAGGCCGTGAGGAAGCTGCTTGAGCTGGACTTCTCCTTGCCTCATAAATGGACTGAGGTCTCTCGGCATCCAGATGCACCCATGGACTGGAACGCGACATTCGTGGCGGACGGGGACCATATCTATGGGCTCGAGATGTTCCGGATTTTCGGTCAGGTGCTTGATTTTCTGACCGCTTGTAAAGTTTCAAACAGCGAGATAAAGTGGTCCCGCGTCTCGAGGAAGCACGCAGCTCACGAGGCGGACGCTCCGTCATGCTCAATGAAGTCGATGGTCGTGCTACATCTGTAA
- the LOC109728938 gene encoding probable phospholipase A2 homolog 1 produces the protein MRRRMRREPRSSFPFPTLLFFVVVLLLLLLSITVRGASPANPQAQVRCSRSCIAENCESVGIRYGKYCGVGWSGCPGEKPCDDLDACCKQHDECVEKKGLMSVRCHEKFKNCIRRVKKSGKSGFSYECPYEIAMPTMIQGMDMAILFSQLGSHNAEL, from the exons ATGCGTCGGAGAATGCGACGCGAACCCCGTTCCTCATTTCCGTTCCCGACGCttctcttcttcgtcgtcgtcctcctcctcctcctcctctcgatCACCGTACGCGGCGCCTCGCCCGCGAATCCCCAAGCTCAG GTGAGATGCAGTAGATCGTGCATCGCCGAGAACTGCGAAT CTGTGGGGATTCGATATGGGAAGTACTGTGGAGTTGGATGGAGTGGTTGCCCTGGGGAGAAGCCTTGTGATGATCTAGATGCTTGTTGCAAGCAACATGACGAATGCGTTGAGAAAAAAG GTTTGATGAGTGTGAGATGCCATGAGAAGTTTAAGAACTGCATAAGGAGGGTGAAGAAATCAGGGAAAAGTGGATTCTCCTATGAGTGTCCATACGAAATCGCTATGCCCACTATGATACAAGGCATGGACATGGCCATCTTGTTTAGCCAACTGGGCTCTCATAATGCGGAATTGTAG